Proteins found in one Deltaproteobacteria bacterium IMCC39524 genomic segment:
- a CDS encoding aspartate/glutamate racemase family protein has protein sequence MKTIGLLGGMSWESTTEYYRSINRRIAKELGGLHSAQIVLYSVDFDSLEKLQRKGDWQGAAEILVDAALKVEAAGADFLLICTNTMHKLADQIEAAVQIPLLHIADATAETLIAEGIRTVGLLGTAFTMEEDFYRGRLKRNFELDIVTPSKRDRGIVHNVIYQELCAGKTSEASKNEYLRIIEALAKDGAEAIILGCTEIGMLVKQSDTHVKLYDTTAIHAKKAVEQAIA, from the coding sequence ATGAAAACGATCGGCCTTTTAGGCGGCATGAGCTGGGAAAGCACCACTGAGTACTATCGAAGCATAAACAGACGAATAGCAAAAGAACTGGGAGGATTACATTCCGCTCAGATTGTTCTTTACAGTGTCGACTTCGACTCTCTTGAGAAGCTTCAGCGCAAGGGTGACTGGCAAGGTGCTGCTGAGATCCTCGTTGACGCAGCCTTGAAGGTTGAGGCTGCAGGGGCCGACTTTCTTTTGATCTGCACCAACACAATGCACAAACTGGCAGACCAGATCGAAGCAGCCGTACAGATACCTTTACTGCATATTGCTGATGCAACAGCAGAGACGCTTATTGCTGAAGGCATCAGGACAGTTGGTCTTCTCGGGACAGCTTTCACCATGGAAGAAGATTTCTATCGGGGCCGGCTGAAACGAAATTTCGAGTTGGACATTGTTACGCCCTCGAAGAGAGACAGAGGAATAGTCCACAATGTCATCTATCAGGAACTCTGTGCTGGCAAAACGTCTGAAGCCTCCAAAAATGAGTATCTCAGGATTATTGAGGCGCTGGCCAAAGACGGCGCAGAAGCGATTATTCTCGGATGCACTGAGATAGGCATGCTGGTCAAGCAGAGCGATACCCATGTCAAACTCTATGATACGACCGCCATCCATGCGAAGAAAGCAGTTGAACAAGCGATCGCATGA
- a CDS encoding DUF3187 family protein has protein sequence MSLRILVCSILVTASATLPAWSLEITPFQVRNFSPTALVHGLPIAETPYVLPAGATSVNTSFDMASNATVSTRNNQDIILDGESYIATLGLRYGLSDTLQLGIDLPWAWHSKGFMDSFISDWHNFFGLPNGDRDDLQDDQLNYLYSREGKEYLELEDETNGFGDLRLQLAWQIKTTEQSAYTLRTQLKAPTGDADKLTGSEAWDISLALSAQRDFPLGKGQGALWGGFGVSWLGDGEVLEDDVEDYAANGWIGAGWAPLKWLALKLQLDSHTALYDNNLTELGDPAVMLTMGGTLALGEKTLLDIGVGEDLNVNASPDVTVHLNLAHKF, from the coding sequence TTGTCTCTACGTATTCTGGTCTGCTCGATCCTTGTCACAGCAAGCGCGACACTTCCGGCATGGAGCCTTGAGATCACTCCGTTCCAGGTCCGTAATTTCTCACCGACAGCCCTGGTCCACGGCCTGCCAATCGCTGAAACGCCTTACGTGCTGCCCGCCGGCGCAACCTCTGTGAACACCAGCTTCGACATGGCTAGCAATGCGACCGTGAGCACGCGCAACAACCAGGACATCATACTCGACGGTGAATCCTATATTGCAACCCTCGGCCTGCGCTATGGTCTCAGTGACACTCTTCAGCTGGGGATCGACCTGCCCTGGGCCTGGCACTCGAAAGGCTTTATGGATAGCTTTATCAGTGATTGGCATAACTTCTTCGGTCTTCCCAACGGTGATCGGGATGATCTGCAAGACGACCAACTGAATTACCTTTATTCACGGGAAGGTAAGGAATATCTGGAACTGGAGGACGAAACCAATGGTTTCGGTGATTTACGCCTGCAGCTTGCCTGGCAAATCAAGACCACCGAGCAGTCGGCATACACCCTGCGAACCCAGCTCAAGGCACCAACCGGTGATGCAGACAAGTTGACCGGCAGCGAAGCCTGGGATATCTCCCTGGCCCTGTCTGCGCAACGCGACTTTCCTCTGGGCAAAGGGCAAGGCGCCCTCTGGGGAGGTTTTGGTGTCAGCTGGCTGGGCGATGGCGAGGTCCTGGAGGATGATGTCGAAGACTATGCAGCCAATGGCTGGATCGGGGCCGGCTGGGCCCCACTCAAGTGGTTGGCCCTCAAACTCCAGCTTGACAGTCATACAGCTCTCTATGACAATAACCTCACGGAGCTGGGTGATCCGGCCGTTATGCTGACCATGGGCGGCACTCTTGCCTTGGGTGAAAAGACCCTCCTCGATATAGGGGTCGGCGAAGACCTGAACGTCAACGCCTCACCGGACGTCACAGTTCATCTGAACCTTGCGCACAAGTTTTAA
- a CDS encoding PLP-dependent aminotransferase family protein, with product MIETGIQLDEKLPLYEKVAGKISFLIEQGTLRPGDKVPSIRNLSKQMHVSINTVKEAYSLLEDRRLLEARPQSGYYVRARLPELPAEPVVDRPTINPAEVSLSKIYQEVMTDYNDQTLLQLGIATPNLDLLPVEKLNRMLARETRRFANQAVSYEFPPGNLRLRKQIAQRLLLSGCTLGPDQIVITSGCVEAVVLSLRTLCKPGDTVAIETPVYFNFLQMIEDLGLKALEIPASPRGGISLEALGYALDRNSGEVKACIVLSNFNNPLGSSMSDEDKLRLVQMLESYQIPLIEDDIYGDLSYSDERPSVAKSFDKTGNVLLCSSFSKTVAPGYRVGWIAAGRYQKQIERGKMLGSVACASPPQLAIAEFLANGGYDHHLRSIRRAYAKQSAQMGDAIGRSFPAGTRVSRPQGGFVLWVEMPEKVDSILLYKKAKGYGIAIAPGSIFSVDGKYRNCIRLNAATWSPAVKVAIDRLGQLADEQLKPTAR from the coding sequence ATGATTGAAACGGGTATTCAACTTGACGAAAAACTTCCTCTTTACGAGAAAGTTGCAGGTAAAATCAGTTTTCTGATAGAGCAGGGGACTTTACGGCCGGGCGACAAGGTTCCATCTATCAGGAATCTGAGCAAGCAGATGCATGTGAGTATCAACACGGTCAAGGAAGCCTACAGCCTGTTGGAAGACCGTCGTCTGCTTGAGGCCCGTCCGCAGTCAGGATATTACGTTCGGGCGCGTCTGCCGGAGCTTCCGGCCGAACCGGTGGTTGATCGACCGACCATCAACCCAGCCGAAGTAAGCCTCTCTAAAATCTACCAGGAGGTGATGACGGATTATAATGATCAGACTCTCCTGCAGCTTGGTATCGCAACCCCTAACCTTGACCTGCTTCCCGTTGAAAAACTCAACCGAATGCTGGCACGTGAGACACGTCGATTTGCGAATCAGGCCGTTTCTTACGAGTTCCCCCCGGGTAATTTGCGATTGCGCAAACAGATCGCTCAACGACTGTTGCTTTCTGGTTGCACACTTGGACCCGATCAGATCGTGATCACCTCTGGCTGTGTCGAAGCGGTTGTCCTGTCGCTGCGCACACTCTGCAAACCGGGAGACACCGTAGCGATTGAGACCCCTGTTTATTTTAATTTTCTGCAGATGATTGAAGATCTTGGGCTGAAAGCTCTGGAAATACCTGCTTCACCACGAGGCGGGATCAGCCTGGAAGCTCTTGGGTATGCCCTTGATCGAAATTCCGGAGAGGTTAAGGCTTGTATTGTTCTCTCCAATTTCAATAACCCTCTGGGCAGCAGTATGTCTGACGAAGACAAGCTGCGCCTGGTTCAAATGCTTGAAAGCTACCAGATCCCATTGATTGAGGACGATATTTACGGTGACCTGTCATACAGTGACGAACGACCCTCTGTTGCCAAGTCTTTTGATAAAACCGGCAATGTGCTTCTTTGTTCGTCTTTCAGCAAAACGGTTGCGCCTGGTTACCGGGTTGGCTGGATTGCAGCGGGCCGCTACCAGAAGCAGATCGAACGTGGGAAAATGCTCGGCAGTGTCGCTTGTGCAAGCCCGCCGCAGTTGGCTATTGCAGAATTTCTTGCCAACGGCGGCTATGATCACCATCTGCGATCGATTCGCAGGGCTTATGCCAAACAATCTGCCCAGATGGGAGACGCCATAGGCCGCTCTTTCCCGGCAGGCACGCGTGTTTCACGTCCTCAAGGTGGTTTTGTGCTCTGGGTGGAGATGCCGGAAAAGGTTGATTCAATCCTGCTTTATAAAAAAGCCAAGGGATATGGCATTGCCATCGCTCCTGGCTCGATCTTCTCCGTCGACGGCAAGTATCGCAACTGTATTCGTTTGAACGCGGCAACCTGGTCTCCGGCCGTCAAAGTAGCCATAGACAGGCTCGGGCAGCTTGCCGATGAGCAGCTCAAACCAACCGCTAGGTGA
- the gspM gene encoding type II secretion system protein GspM, protein MISQLNQRERVFVFAGGFALILALLYFAVVAPYRNALHRLDRQITVRSGQLQDVKALQSEYLGLQQQIAQIEKLLDKRQNFSALTFVEELAQRTAGRENLLSMRPQSPEVRNGMTVDAVEIKLEKLTLRQLLEFLLGIEEAATPMQVRNLYLKQRFDNRTLLDASLTVTALRRTT, encoded by the coding sequence ATGATCAGTCAATTGAACCAGAGAGAACGGGTTTTCGTATTCGCCGGAGGTTTTGCCCTTATCCTCGCCCTGCTCTATTTTGCAGTTGTGGCCCCTTACCGTAATGCACTGCATCGGCTCGACCGACAGATCACCGTGCGCAGCGGGCAACTGCAGGACGTCAAGGCTCTGCAATCTGAGTATCTGGGGCTGCAACAGCAGATAGCCCAGATAGAGAAGCTGCTGGACAAACGACAGAATTTTTCCGCGCTCACGTTCGTTGAGGAGCTGGCCCAACGGACAGCAGGCCGTGAGAACCTTTTGTCCATGCGGCCTCAATCCCCCGAGGTCCGAAACGGCATGACCGTCGATGCCGTCGAGATCAAGCTCGAAAAATTGACCCTCAGACAACTCCTCGAATTTCTTCTTGGCATTGAAGAGGCGGCCACCCCCATGCAGGTCAGGAACCTCTATCTCAAGCAGCGTTTCGATAACAGGACCCTGCTTGATGCCAGCTTGACGGTAACGGCGCTGCGAAGGACAACATGA
- the gspN gene encoding type II secretion system protein GspN, which yields MSSPGGAHKSKAPVSSWQRSSLFLITGAGLLLLGMLTGFYLFFPADVLKQRITQELLTRTGTEVQIRQVSLYPLLSLDADQVKIDLPHLPRPLEIEQLSLSPLWSKLLSSNPGVHLQGELMNGTLTGEILKSGLISATATGLRFELPLQKPMAMNITGTLNQANLEAATRLDPETKTAISLQLSDVRISGLDFFKADSPGIAFGETTLEVDGQGRAMKINTLSSRGGDLDVKGDGTLLIGRTSATSRIKLELQVRPGPNADPAIASLLELAGKQGPEGFYSLKVSGTLAKPILKTGG from the coding sequence ATGAGTTCTCCGGGTGGAGCACACAAATCAAAAGCTCCCGTTAGCAGCTGGCAACGGTCGAGCCTTTTCCTGATCACAGGAGCCGGCCTGCTCTTGCTGGGCATGCTGACAGGCTTTTATCTGTTCTTCCCGGCAGATGTCCTGAAGCAACGGATCACCCAGGAGCTATTGACGAGGACCGGCACAGAGGTGCAGATCCGCCAGGTCTCTCTCTATCCGTTGTTGAGCCTTGATGCCGACCAGGTCAAGATTGACCTGCCGCACCTGCCCCGTCCGCTGGAGATTGAGCAGTTGAGTCTTTCGCCACTCTGGTCGAAATTGTTATCCAGCAACCCAGGAGTGCATTTACAGGGCGAGCTCATGAATGGCACCCTGACCGGGGAGATCCTGAAAAGTGGGCTAATCAGCGCCACGGCGACGGGCCTGCGCTTCGAACTGCCCTTGCAGAAGCCGATGGCCATGAACATTACAGGAACCCTTAATCAGGCAAACCTTGAGGCAGCGACACGTCTTGATCCGGAGACGAAAACAGCCATCTCCCTGCAGTTGAGCGATGTTCGAATCAGTGGCCTGGATTTTTTCAAAGCGGACAGTCCGGGTATCGCCTTTGGCGAAACAACCCTGGAGGTTGATGGCCAGGGACGAGCCATGAAAATCAATACTCTTTCTTCCAGGGGCGGCGATCTCGACGTCAAGGGTGACGGCACCCTGCTCATCGGTCGCACCTCAGCGACCAGTCGCATCAAGCTTGAGCTGCAGGTTCGGCCTGGGCCCAACGCAGATCCTGCCATCGCCTCGTTGCTCGAACTCGCTGGCAAACAAGGGCCAGAGGGTTTTTATTCTTTAAAAGTGAGTGGCACCCTGGCCAAACCTATCCTGAAAACCGGAGGTTGA
- a CDS encoding EamA family transporter, translating into MANFLFYTITVLIWGSTWLGIKFQLGNVEPALSVAYRFALAALILFVWCLARRLPMQFSRADHLYIAMQGAFLFAFNYLLFYLAELHITSGLAAVVFSTIVVMNLLNGRIFLGTPIELKVLFGGAMGMLGLILLFWSELAEVNVSGPVMLGLLLSFAATYLASLGNILSARNQHRKLPVVQTNAFGMAYGSFCMVLVVVFTGAPITIDLSAPYLLSLVYLALFGSVIAFGCYLTLVGRIGPGRAAYVTLLFPVVALMLSTIWEDYHWTLSGLSGILLILCGNYLVLAKQRIRPLESYQRPGNVSLRS; encoded by the coding sequence ATGGCAAATTTTCTTTTTTATACCATCACGGTGCTGATATGGGGTTCCACCTGGTTGGGAATCAAGTTTCAACTTGGCAACGTTGAGCCGGCGCTCTCGGTTGCCTATCGTTTTGCTCTGGCCGCTTTGATTCTTTTTGTCTGGTGCCTGGCTCGCCGTTTGCCAATGCAGTTCTCGCGCGCCGATCATCTTTATATTGCCATGCAGGGAGCTTTTCTCTTTGCGTTCAACTACCTGCTTTTTTACCTGGCTGAATTGCATATTACCAGTGGCTTGGCAGCGGTTGTGTTCTCAACGATCGTGGTCATGAATCTGCTGAATGGCAGAATTTTCCTGGGAACGCCGATCGAGCTGAAAGTCCTCTTCGGCGGAGCGATGGGAATGCTTGGATTGATTCTGCTTTTCTGGTCAGAGCTGGCGGAAGTCAACGTCTCAGGACCTGTTATGCTCGGCCTGTTACTCAGCTTTGCAGCAACCTACCTGGCTTCTTTGGGGAACATCCTCTCTGCAAGAAACCAGCACCGTAAACTGCCAGTCGTACAGACCAACGCCTTCGGTATGGCCTACGGATCGTTCTGTATGGTTCTGGTTGTGGTCTTCACCGGGGCACCGATAACGATTGATCTCTCTGCACCGTATCTGCTTTCTCTGGTTTACCTGGCTCTGTTTGGCTCGGTGATTGCCTTTGGTTGCTATCTGACCCTGGTCGGCAGGATTGGGCCGGGACGTGCTGCATACGTCACGCTGCTCTTTCCGGTTGTTGCACTGATGCTTTCAACAATTTGGGAAGATTACCATTGGACCTTATCAGGTTTGAGCGGAATACTCCTTATCCTCTGCGGCAATTACCTGGTCCTGGCAAAGCAACGAATTCGGCCTCTAGAAAGTTATCAACGACCCGGCAATGTCTCTTTAAGGTCTTGA
- a CDS encoding DUF2917 domain-containing protein yields MEMLLNKRELLDLGEELQGAKIVCREGCCWITLVGDSHDHIIKHGNSFIVRSKGRVLITAMEASRLLLTDIKSAGRLAQPYRAIHGLLKQTLSLL; encoded by the coding sequence ATGGAAATGCTTCTGAATAAACGGGAACTGCTCGACCTTGGGGAGGAGTTACAAGGGGCCAAGATTGTCTGTCGTGAAGGCTGTTGCTGGATAACCCTTGTTGGTGATAGCCACGACCACATCATAAAACACGGCAACAGTTTCATTGTCAGGTCCAAAGGCCGCGTGCTCATTACAGCTATGGAAGCAAGCCGGCTGCTGTTGACTGACATTAAGTCAGCAGGCAGACTTGCCCAACCTTACAGGGCTATCCATGGATTATTAAAACAAACTCTTTCGCTTCTATGA